The following are from one region of the Corythoichthys intestinalis isolate RoL2023-P3 chromosome 17, ASM3026506v1, whole genome shotgun sequence genome:
- the LOC130905913 gene encoding oocyte zinc finger protein XlCOF6.1-like isoform X3: protein MQSRVGFGTADISEAISPEWKEPEPPTMKLEAEDGEVLHMQEEGEMAFLHIKEEDEGLWLNIKEEEEDPTYSEWESNLSKLQWDSVPLKTEDDEGPSEACSSSSSQHMTTEADGEHREGSRGDGLLAPLSDSDDAMSRLAHDDNCDESEGTGDKRWSCSQCEKTFVSKWDLKQHVRIHTGEKPYACSVCGQSFSQRGYLKVHSRTHTGEKPFSCSVCGQTFSVKGNLLRHSRTHTGEKPFACSVCDQKFSNKGNLLRHARTHTGERPFFCLFCGQRFSHNQHLTIHTRIHTGEKPFECSDCGQRFTQKGDLKMHTRIHTGEKPFPCSVCGQRFSHKGNLIRHTRTHVGEKPFSCAVCSQKFSHKGNLMRHERTHVEKKQFSCSDCGQTFAVERNLTKHKRVHTGEKPFSCTVCGQTFPHKGSLLRHTRTHRVERKLLPAPIAVKESL from the exons ATGCAGTCGAGAGTTGGATTCGGCACAGCAG ACATCAGTGAAGCCATCAGTCCTGAGTGGAAGGAGCCAGAGCCCCCAACCATGAAACTAGAAGCTGAGGACGGTGAAGTCCTCCACATGCAAGAAGAAGGGGAAATGGCGTTCCTTCATATTAAAGAGGAGGATGAGGGGCTTTGGCTCAACATCAAAGAGGAAGAGGAAGATCCAACTTACAGTGAATGGGAGAGCAACCTCAGCAAATTGCAATGGGATAGTGTGCCTTTGAAGACAGAAGATGATGAAGGTCCAAGCGAGGCATGCAGCAGCAGCTCAAGTCAACACATGACAACAGAAGCGGATGGAGAGCACCGCGAAGGATCACGAGGCGACGGACTCTTAGCCCCGCTGTCGGATAGCGACGACGCAATGTCACGCCTTGCTCACGACGATAATTGCGACGAGTCCGAGGGCACAGGTGACAAACGCTGGAGTTGTTCCCAGTGTGAGAAAACCTTTGTATCTAAGTGGGATTTGAAGCAACATGTGAGAATACACACGGGAGAGAAACCTTATGCTTGCTCGGTGTGCGGTCAGAGTTTCTCTCAAAGGGGATATTTAAAAGTACACTCTCGAACGCACACCGGTGAAAAACCATTTTCCTGCTCTGTTTGTGGACAAACGTTCTCTGTGAAGGGGAATTTGTTAAGACACTCAAGAACACACACAGGAGAGAAACCTTtcgcctgctcagtttgtgatcaaaaATTCTCAAATAAGGGAAATTTGTTAAGACatgcaagaacacacactggcgaGAGACCTTTTTTCTGCCTATTTTGCGGTCAAAGGTTCTCTCACAATCAACACTTAACCATACATACGCGAatccacactggagagaaaccaTTCGAGTGTTCGGATTGCGGTCAAAGATTCACCCAGAAGGGAGACTTAAAAATGCACACTAGAATCCACACTGGGgaaaaaccttttccctgctctGTCTGCGGTCAAAGATTCTCTCACAAGGGGAATTTGATCCGGCACACGAGAACGCATGTCGGAgagaaacctttttcctgtGCAGTTTGCAGTCAAAAGTTCTCTCATAAAGGAAACTTGATGAGACATGAGAGAACGCACGTTGAGAAGAAACAGTTTTCCTGTTCGGATTGCGGTCAAACATTCGCTGTTGAGAGAAActtgacaaaacacaaaagagtacatacaggagaaaaacctttttcctgcacgGTTTGCGGTCAAACGTTCCCTCACAAGGGAAGCTTGCTAAGACACACAAGAACGCATAGAGTGGAGAGAAAACTTTTGCCTGCTCCGATTGCAGTCAAAGAATCACTCTGA
- the LOC130905913 gene encoding gastrula zinc finger protein XlCGF52.1-like isoform X4: MSDISEAISPEWKEPEPPTMKLEAEDGEVLHMQEEGEMAFLHIKEEDEGLWLNIKEEEEDPTYSEWESNLSKLQWDSVPLKTEDDEGPSEACSSSSSQHMTTEADGEHREGSRGDGLLAPLSDSDDAMSRLAHDDNCDESEGTGDKRWSCSQCEKTFVSKWDLKQHVRIHTGEKPYACSVCGQSFSQRGYLKVHSRTHTGEKPFSCSVCGQTFSVKGNLLRHSRTHTGEKPFACSVCDQKFSNKGNLLRHARTHTGERPFFCLFCGQRFSHNQHLTIHTRIHTGEKPFECSDCGQRFTQKGDLKMHTRIHTGEKPFPCSVCGQRFSHKGNLIRHTRTHVGEKPFSCAVCSQKFSHKGNLMRHERTHVEKKQFSCSDCGQTFAVERNLTKHKRVHTGEKPFSCTVCGQTFPHKGSLLRHTRTHRVERKLLPAPIAVKESL, translated from the coding sequence ACATCAGTGAAGCCATCAGTCCTGAGTGGAAGGAGCCAGAGCCCCCAACCATGAAACTAGAAGCTGAGGACGGTGAAGTCCTCCACATGCAAGAAGAAGGGGAAATGGCGTTCCTTCATATTAAAGAGGAGGATGAGGGGCTTTGGCTCAACATCAAAGAGGAAGAGGAAGATCCAACTTACAGTGAATGGGAGAGCAACCTCAGCAAATTGCAATGGGATAGTGTGCCTTTGAAGACAGAAGATGATGAAGGTCCAAGCGAGGCATGCAGCAGCAGCTCAAGTCAACACATGACAACAGAAGCGGATGGAGAGCACCGCGAAGGATCACGAGGCGACGGACTCTTAGCCCCGCTGTCGGATAGCGACGACGCAATGTCACGCCTTGCTCACGACGATAATTGCGACGAGTCCGAGGGCACAGGTGACAAACGCTGGAGTTGTTCCCAGTGTGAGAAAACCTTTGTATCTAAGTGGGATTTGAAGCAACATGTGAGAATACACACGGGAGAGAAACCTTATGCTTGCTCGGTGTGCGGTCAGAGTTTCTCTCAAAGGGGATATTTAAAAGTACACTCTCGAACGCACACCGGTGAAAAACCATTTTCCTGCTCTGTTTGTGGACAAACGTTCTCTGTGAAGGGGAATTTGTTAAGACACTCAAGAACACACACAGGAGAGAAACCTTtcgcctgctcagtttgtgatcaaaaATTCTCAAATAAGGGAAATTTGTTAAGACatgcaagaacacacactggcgaGAGACCTTTTTTCTGCCTATTTTGCGGTCAAAGGTTCTCTCACAATCAACACTTAACCATACATACGCGAatccacactggagagaaaccaTTCGAGTGTTCGGATTGCGGTCAAAGATTCACCCAGAAGGGAGACTTAAAAATGCACACTAGAATCCACACTGGGgaaaaaccttttccctgctctGTCTGCGGTCAAAGATTCTCTCACAAGGGGAATTTGATCCGGCACACGAGAACGCATGTCGGAgagaaacctttttcctgtGCAGTTTGCAGTCAAAAGTTCTCTCATAAAGGAAACTTGATGAGACATGAGAGAACGCACGTTGAGAAGAAACAGTTTTCCTGTTCGGATTGCGGTCAAACATTCGCTGTTGAGAGAAActtgacaaaacacaaaagagtacatacaggagaaaaacctttttcctgcacgGTTTGCGGTCAAACGTTCCCTCACAAGGGAAGCTTGCTAAGACACACAAGAACGCATAGAGTGGAGAGAAAACTTTTGCCTGCTCCGATTGCAGTCAAAGAATCACTCTGA
- the LOC130905915 gene encoding histone H2B 1/2-like, producing MPEPAKTAPKKGSKKAVAKSVSKSGKKRRRTRKESYAIYVYKVLKQVHPDTGISSKAMSIMNSFVNDIFERIASEASRLAHYNKRSTISSREIQTAVRLLLPGELAKHAVSEGTKAVTKYTSSK from the coding sequence ATGCCTGAGCCAGCCAAAACCGCGCCCAAGAAGGGCTCCAAGAAAGCCGTCGCCAAGAGCGTCAGCAAGTCCGGCAAGAAAAGGAGAAGGACCAGGAAGGAGAGTTATGCCATCTACGTGTACAAGGTGTTGAAGCAAGTCCACCCCGATACTGGTATCTCCTCCAAGGCCATGAGCATCATGAATTCGTTCGTCAACGACATCTTCGAGCGGATCGCATCTGAGGCCTCCCGCCTGGCTCACTACAATAAGCGTTCCACCATCAGCTCCAGGGAGATCCAGACCGCTGTGCGTCTTCTGCTGCCCGGAGAACTGGCTAAGCACGCCGTGTCTGAGGGCACAAAAGCCGTCACCAAGTACACCAGCTCGAAGTAA
- the LOC130905921 gene encoding histone H3-like yields MARTKQTARKSTGGKAPRKQLATKAARKSAPATGGVKKPHRYRPGTVALREIRRYQKSTELLIRKLPFQRLVREIAQDFKTDLRFQSSAVMALQESSEAYLVGLFEDTNFCNCITMSGRGKGGKGLGKGGAKRHRKVLRDNIQGITKPAIRRLARRGGVKRISGLIYEETRGVLKVFLENVIRDAVTYTEHAKRKTVTAMDVVYALKRQGRTLYGFGG; encoded by the exons ATGGCAAGAACCAAGCAGACAGCTCGTAAATCCACCGGCGGGAAAGCCCCCAGAAAGCAGCTGGCCACTAAAGCGGCCCGTAAAAGCGCCCCGGCCACCGGCGGCGTCAAGAAACCTCATCGCTACAGGCCCGGTACCGTGGCTCTCCGTGAGATTCGCCGCTACCAGAAGTCCACTGAGCTGCTCATCCGCAAGCTGCCCTTTCAGCGTCTTGTGAGGGAGATTGCACAGGATTTCAAGACCGACCTGCGCTTCCAAAGCTCTGCCGTTATGGCTTTGCAGGAGTCCAGTGAGGCCTATCTGGTCGGCTTGTTCGAAGACACCAATTT CTGTAATTGCATAACGATGTCTGGCCGAGGAAAAGGTGGTAAAGGTCTGGGGAAAGGAGGCGCTAAGCGTCACCGCAAAGTTCTCCGCGATAACATCCAGGGAATCACCAAGCCTGCCATCCGCCGTCTCGCTCGTCGCGGTGGCGTCAAGCGCATCTCTGGTCTCATCTACGAGGAGACCCGTGGTGTGCTGAAGGTGTTCTTGGAGAACGTCATCCGTGATGCCGTCACTTACACCGAGCACGCCAAGAGAAAGACCGTAACTGCCATGGATGTGGTTTACGCTCTGAAGAGACAAGGACGTACTCTCTACGGTTTCGGAGGTTAA
- the LOC130905919 gene encoding histone H2A has translation MSGRGKTGGKARAKAKTRSSRAGLQFPVGRVHRLLRKGNYAQRVGAGAPVYLAAVLEYLTAEILELAGNAARDNKKTRIIPRHLQLAVRNDEELNKLLGGVTIAQGGVLPNIQAVLLPKKTEKAAKAK, from the coding sequence ATGAGCGGAAGAGGCAAAACCGGCGGCAAGGCCCGAGCAAAGGCCAAGACTCGTTCATCCCGTGCCGGACTGCAGTTCCCTGTCGGTCGTGTCCACAGACTCCTCCGCAAAGGCAACTATGCCCAGCGCGTCGGTGCCGGGGCTCCCGTCTACTTGGCGGCGGTGCTCGAATACTTGACCGCTGAGATCTTAGAGTTGGCCGGCAACGCCGCACGCGACAACAAGAAGACAAGGATCATCCCACGTCATTTGCAGCTGGCCGTCCGCAACGACGAAGAGCTCAACAAACTCTTGGGTGGAGTGACCATCGCTCAGGGCGGCGTGCTGCCCAACATCCAGGCCGTGCTTCTGCCAAAGAAGACGGAAAAGGCTGCAAAGGCCAAGTAA